A genome region from Bacteroidota bacterium includes the following:
- the queA gene encoding tRNA preQ1(34) S-adenosylmethionine ribosyltransferase-isomerase QueA, producing MKLSQFKFNLPRDLVADYPAKQRDGSRMMVIHRKTGKIEHKHFRDIINYFNDGDVMMLNDTKVFPARLYGNKEKTGAKIEVFLLRELNRESRLWDVLVDPARKIRIGNKLYFGENDSLVAEVIDNTTSRGRTLRFLFDGPFEEFKKTIESLGNCPIPKYIRRPLQPEDTERYQTVYARVEGAVAAPTAGLHFSRELMKRLELKGINFPTITLHVGLGSFRPVEVEDLTKHKMESEQLEIPQSAVDIVNNAKRNKKRICAVGTTVMRASETSVSTDRFLKPFNGWTNKFVFPPYDFSIVDSMVTNLHAPESTLLMMVSAFGGYDLIMKAYREAVREKYRFLSYGDCMLIL from the coding sequence ATGAAATTATCCCAGTTCAAATTCAATCTTCCCCGCGATCTCGTGGCTGATTATCCCGCTAAACAACGCGATGGTTCGCGTATGATGGTCATTCACCGCAAAACCGGAAAGATTGAGCACAAACATTTCCGCGATATCATCAATTATTTCAACGATGGCGATGTCATGATGCTGAACGATACCAAAGTTTTTCCCGCACGTTTGTATGGAAATAAAGAAAAAACTGGGGCTAAAATAGAAGTGTTCCTGCTGCGTGAACTCAACCGGGAAAGCCGCCTGTGGGATGTTCTTGTGGATCCTGCAAGAAAGATCCGCATTGGTAATAAACTTTATTTCGGTGAAAATGATTCGCTCGTTGCAGAAGTGATCGACAACACTACCTCACGCGGAAGAACGCTGCGTTTTCTTTTCGACGGGCCTTTCGAAGAATTCAAAAAGACAATCGAGTCGCTCGGAAATTGTCCTATTCCGAAATACATCCGCCGACCATTGCAACCGGAAGACACGGAGCGTTACCAAACCGTTTACGCACGCGTGGAAGGAGCTGTTGCGGCTCCTACAGCAGGATTACACTTCAGCCGCGAACTGATGAAACGCCTCGAGCTGAAAGGAATTAATTTTCCAACGATCACGCTTCATGTAGGACTCGGAAGTTTCCGCCCGGTGGAAGTAGAAGATCTCACCAAACATAAAATGGAATCGGAACAACTCGAGATCCCGCAGTCTGCCGTGGATATCGTGAACAATGCGAAACGGAATAAAAAACGTATTTGCGCTGTGGGCACTACGGTGATGCGTGCTTCCGAAACGTCTGTTTCTACCGATCGCTTTCTGAAACCTTTCAATGGCTGGACCAATAAATTTGTTTTTCCTCCTTATGATTTTTCGATCGTCGATTCGATGGTCACCAATCTTCATGCACCAGAATCGACACTGCTGATGATGGTCTCCGCTTTCGGTGGCTACGATCTGATCATGAAAGCCTATCGTGAAGCTGTGCGTGAAAAATATCGCTTCCTCAGTTACGGCGATTGCATGCTCATTCTGTGA
- a CDS encoding amidohydrolase family protein yields MRFISADHIFSAHTGFISNGILAIEEDGTISDLIDPTKNNSFPDPEKSEGIICPGFINAHCHLELSHLRGKIEKHTGFAGFAKQVMPMRGEFSHEEIIAASEKAEKEMIANGIVGVGDIVNSVDTFELKEKNNLRYHTFIELISLNPKMAEKAAEVGMFLKDHCPQTSSISPHAPYSVSNELLEIIGNLSRGEEMPITMHNQESEAESEFFRRGTGPVRELYDFLGIDISWFKPSGVNSLRSKLKYLPVNRNLILVHNTFTSPDDITWAEYYSKSIYWCFCPGANLYIENKLPAFKNFMDAKVKMIVGTDSLASNEKLSVFGELKIIAQHEENISSAELLTWATKNGAEALKMNDLGTFEKGKKPGVNLLSGVTPEKISPEAKVKKLI; encoded by the coding sequence ATGCGTTTTATTTCAGCCGATCATATTTTTTCCGCACACACCGGTTTTATTTCCAATGGAATTCTTGCCATAGAAGAAGACGGAACAATTTCCGATCTCATTGATCCCACAAAAAATAATTCTTTTCCTGATCCGGAAAAATCCGAAGGCATCATTTGCCCGGGATTCATCAATGCACATTGTCATCTCGAACTTTCTCATTTGCGCGGAAAGATAGAGAAGCACACAGGTTTCGCAGGATTTGCAAAACAAGTGATGCCTATGCGCGGCGAATTTTCTCACGAAGAGATCATTGCAGCTTCGGAGAAAGCGGAAAAGGAAATGATCGCGAATGGAATTGTAGGAGTGGGTGATATCGTGAACAGTGTAGACACTTTCGAACTCAAGGAAAAAAATAATTTGCGCTATCACACATTCATCGAACTGATCTCGCTCAATCCCAAGATGGCGGAGAAAGCAGCGGAAGTGGGAATGTTTCTCAAGGATCATTGTCCGCAGACTTCTTCTATTTCGCCGCACGCTCCTTATTCTGTGTCGAATGAATTACTCGAGATCATCGGGAATCTTTCGCGTGGGGAGGAAATGCCGATCACCATGCACAACCAGGAAAGTGAAGCGGAGAGTGAATTTTTCCGTCGCGGCACAGGACCCGTGCGTGAACTTTATGATTTTCTCGGCATCGATATTTCGTGGTTCAAACCTTCCGGGGTGAATTCACTTCGCTCGAAACTGAAATATCTTCCGGTGAACCGGAATCTTATTCTTGTGCATAATACATTCACTTCCCCTGACGATATTACCTGGGCCGAATATTACAGCAAGAGTATTTACTGGTGTTTTTGCCCGGGCGCCAACCTGTACATTGAAAATAAATTGCCGGCATTTAAAAATTTCATGGATGCAAAAGTGAAGATGATCGTGGGAACAGATTCACTTGCTTCGAATGAAAAACTTTCTGTTTTCGGGGAATTGAAGATCATTGCACAACACGAAGAAAATATTTCTTCTGCGGAATTACTCACCTGGGCTACGAAGAACGGGGCAGAAGCTTTGAAGATGAATGATCTTGGTACGTTTGAGAAAGGGAAAAAACCGGGAGTGAATCTTTTAAGTGGAGTAACTCCGGAAAAAATTTCGCCGGAAGCGAAAGTGAAAAAACTGATCTGA
- the rlmN gene encoding 23S rRNA (adenine(2503)-C(2))-methyltransferase RlmN has product MSAQKNIRQLPLEELRTFFAEKGEKSFRAKQVWEWLWQRSARNFDEMTNLPKETRLMLAENFSFPIVQIDNFQVSKDRTIKNAFRLHDGNIVEGVLIPTSSRMTACISSQVGCSLTCRFCATGRLTRVRNLDAEEMVDQVVLIRNQSLEKYDQPLTNIVYMGMGEPLLNYSPVLESVEKICSPEGLGMSPQRITVSTAGIAKMIKKLGDDEVKFNLALSLHAANDLKRNYIMPINEQNSLEALGESLNYFYDKTGTRVTFEFIVFKDFNDSPEDARELAAFCKKVPAKVNIIEYNPIDDGEFRQTLPERLAIFKNILEEKNVIVNVRRSRGKDIDAACGQLANKNTAVVRNTKHN; this is encoded by the coding sequence ATGTCGGCTCAGAAAAATATAAGGCAACTTCCCCTGGAAGAACTGAGAACTTTTTTTGCTGAAAAAGGAGAAAAATCTTTTCGTGCGAAACAGGTTTGGGAATGGCTGTGGCAACGATCGGCGAGAAATTTTGATGAGATGACAAATCTCCCGAAGGAAACGCGATTGATGCTCGCAGAAAATTTTTCTTTCCCCATTGTGCAGATCGATAATTTCCAGGTGAGCAAAGACCGCACGATCAAAAATGCATTCCGTTTGCACGATGGGAATATTGTGGAAGGCGTTTTGATTCCCACCAGTTCGCGCATGACCGCGTGCATCTCCTCGCAGGTGGGATGCTCGCTCACATGCAGGTTCTGTGCAACCGGACGCCTCACGCGCGTGCGCAATCTTGATGCCGAAGAAATGGTTGACCAGGTTGTGCTGATACGCAACCAGTCGCTGGAGAAATATGATCAGCCGCTGACGAATATTGTTTACATGGGAATGGGAGAACCATTACTCAATTATTCTCCCGTGCTTGAATCGGTGGAGAAGATCTGTTCGCCGGAAGGATTGGGAATGTCGCCGCAGCGCATTACGGTTTCCACAGCGGGAATTGCGAAGATGATAAAGAAACTCGGCGATGATGAAGTGAAATTCAATCTTGCACTTTCTCTTCACGCGGCAAATGATCTGAAGAGAAATTACATCATGCCCATCAACGAACAGAATTCACTTGAGGCGCTGGGTGAATCACTGAATTATTTTTACGACAAAACAGGAACGCGCGTCACTTTTGAATTCATTGTGTTCAAAGACTTCAATGATTCTCCTGAAGATGCAAGAGAGCTCGCTGCCTTTTGTAAAAAAGTTCCGGCTAAAGTGAACATCATCGAATACAACCCGATCGACGACGGAGAATTCCGGCAAACACTTCCGGAACGATTGGCCATTTTCAAAAATATTCTCGAGGAAAAAAATGTGATCGTGAATGTGCGCCGCTCAAGAGGAAAAGACATTGATGCAGCCTGCGGACAACTGGCGAATAAAAATACCGCAGTAGTACGAAATACCAAACACAACTAA
- a CDS encoding polyprenyl synthetase family protein, with protein sequence MPSIDSIKAPVANEMLLFEKKFRESMKSSVPLLDKITNYIVKRKGKQMRPLFVFLSAKLCGTVNDSTYRAAALIELLHTATLVHDDVVDDSNMRRGFFSVNALWKNKIAVLVGDYLLSSGLLLSINNDDFHLLKIVSEAVRQMSEGELLQIEKARRLDIAEPVYFEIIRQKTASLIASCCCAGAASVSTDEKLRIKMKEFGELCGIAFQIKDDLFDYGTANNIGKPTGIDIKEKKMTLPLIRALGNATKTDKRRIINILKHHNEEPARVAEVIAYVHQSGGIQYAREKMYEYREKALRVLNEFPGNEAKQSLNDLLIFTTEREK encoded by the coding sequence ATGCCCTCCATCGATTCCATCAAAGCTCCTGTAGCAAACGAAATGCTTCTCTTCGAGAAAAAATTCCGCGAGTCGATGAAAAGTTCTGTTCCGCTCCTCGATAAGATCACGAATTACATTGTAAAGAGAAAAGGAAAACAGATGCGCCCGCTATTCGTTTTTCTTTCCGCGAAACTCTGCGGAACGGTAAATGATTCCACGTATCGCGCTGCAGCGCTCATTGAATTGCTGCATACAGCCACGCTCGTGCACGATGATGTGGTGGACGATTCCAATATGCGCCGCGGATTTTTTTCGGTGAATGCATTATGGAAAAATAAAATTGCGGTACTCGTTGGCGATTATTTGCTCTCGAGCGGATTACTGCTCAGCATCAACAACGATGATTTTCATTTGCTTAAAATTGTTTCGGAAGCCGTGCGACAGATGAGCGAAGGAGAATTATTGCAGATAGAAAAAGCGCGCCGGCTCGATATTGCCGAACCGGTTTACTTCGAGATCATCCGCCAGAAAACCGCTTCACTCATTGCTTCCTGCTGCTGCGCGGGTGCCGCAAGCGTGAGCACAGATGAAAAGCTGAGAATTAAAATGAAAGAGTTCGGCGAACTTTGCGGCATCGCATTCCAGATCAAAGACGATCTCTTCGATTATGGAACGGCAAACAACATCGGAAAACCAACCGGCATCGACATCAAAGAAAAAAAAATGACATTGCCGCTCATTCGTGCTCTGGGCAATGCAACTAAAACCGACAAGCGCCGCATCATCAATATTCTCAAACATCACAACGAAGAACCCGCGCGCGTTGCCGAAGTGATCGCGTACGTGCACCAGAGCGGGGGCATACAGTATGCACGCGAAAAAATGTATGAGTACCGCGAAAAAGCGTTGCGCGTGTTGAATGAATTTCCCGGCAACGAAGCAAAACAATCACTGAATGATTTATTAATTTTCACTACAGAAAGAGAAAAATGA
- a CDS encoding toxin-antitoxin system YwqK family antitoxin: protein MKKLKFLLTALCFIGATALFSQPHFQKLYYESGKEKGEGMMDGNNKLDGDWIFFNEDGMKKSAGKYAAGLAQGCWFFYSTDGKLNSYGFYKNDRLDSVWYFFFPNGGIQHVAHYKNDTLNGAWIEFWGDTIKKECGLYANGLKEGKWISWYSNTKIMEENNYLHGEPNGPYKRYYDNGTLQSEGNIVKGKAEGAWKFYDASGRIQSEGSYENGEWDGKWTDYKTSGKINSTGCYEDGKKTGKWMYFGDDGKMDRKEIYRNGKLYKEKIYGT from the coding sequence ATGAAAAAACTGAAATTTTTACTTACGGCCCTTTGTTTCATTGGCGCCACTGCACTTTTTTCGCAACCGCATTTCCAGAAACTCTATTACGAAAGCGGAAAGGAAAAAGGAGAGGGTATGATGGATGGTAACAATAAGCTGGATGGTGACTGGATATTTTTCAATGAAGATGGAATGAAAAAATCGGCGGGAAAATATGCTGCAGGCCTCGCACAGGGTTGCTGGTTCTTTTATTCGACCGACGGAAAACTCAACAGCTATGGATTTTATAAAAACGACCGTTTAGATAGTGTGTGGTATTTCTTTTTCCCCAATGGAGGAATTCAGCATGTAGCGCATTATAAAAATGACACGCTCAATGGCGCATGGATAGAATTCTGGGGCGACACGATCAAAAAAGAATGCGGGCTTTATGCCAATGGGCTGAAAGAAGGAAAATGGATATCGTGGTACAGCAATACGAAGATCATGGAAGAAAATAATTATTTGCACGGCGAACCGAATGGCCCTTACAAAAGATATTATGACAACGGCACGCTGCAGAGCGAAGGAAATATTGTGAAAGGTAAAGCGGAAGGCGCATGGAAATTCTACGACGCTTCGGGAAGAATTCAATCCGAAGGAAGTTATGAGAACGGCGAATGGGATGGCAAGTGGACCGACTATAAAACCAGTGGTAAAATAAATTCGACCGGATGTTATGAAGACGGAAAAAAAACCGGGAAATGGATGTACTTTGGTGATGACGGAAAAATGGATCGCAAAGAAATTTACCGTAACGGAAAATTATACAAGGAAAAAATATATGGAACTTAA
- a CDS encoding 2-C-methyl-D-erythritol 4-phosphate cytidylyltransferase: MKRYVIIVAAGRGARMQSPTPKQFIRLYGKPVVLHSISAFVEFDANITIILVLPADQLSMWEKIASEYHVPGSVQITAGGETRFESVKNGLALIPEEDAFVAVHDAVRPLVGLKTISAAFNSAGRYGNGIPAIPISDSIRQIESTKTVALDRSKYCLTQTPQTFSVPLLKKAYAQEYKYTFTDDASVLESLGEQIHLVDGNADNFKLTTPVDLVLAEAILKNKSQLAKDLSGGTHP, from the coding sequence TTGAAACGTTACGTCATCATTGTTGCAGCAGGCCGCGGGGCGCGAATGCAGTCTCCCACACCGAAACAGTTCATTCGGCTGTATGGAAAACCTGTTGTGCTCCACAGCATTTCTGCTTTCGTGGAATTCGATGCGAACATCACGATCATTCTTGTTCTTCCTGCCGACCAGCTTTCGATGTGGGAAAAGATCGCATCGGAATATCATGTTCCCGGTTCCGTACAGATCACTGCCGGTGGAGAAACAAGATTTGAATCGGTGAAGAACGGGCTCGCACTTATTCCGGAGGAAGATGCTTTCGTGGCCGTGCATGATGCCGTGCGCCCGCTGGTGGGATTGAAAACAATAAGCGCTGCATTCAATTCAGCAGGACGATATGGCAATGGAATTCCGGCAATACCGATCAGCGATTCTATCCGGCAGATCGAATCCACGAAAACTGTCGCACTCGATCGCTCGAAATATTGTCTTACACAAACTCCACAGACTTTTTCTGTTCCGCTGCTGAAAAAAGCTTACGCGCAGGAATACAAATACACTTTTACTGATGATGCTTCTGTACTGGAATCATTGGGGGAACAAATTCATCTTGTAGATGGCAACGCCGATAATTTCAAACTTACTACGCCGGTCGATCTTGTTCTTGCAGAGGCGATCCTGAAAAATAAATCGCAGCTCGCGAAAGATCTCAGCGGGGGAACGCATCCTTAA